One Aphidius gifuensis isolate YNYX2018 linkage group LG3, ASM1490517v1, whole genome shotgun sequence DNA window includes the following coding sequences:
- the LOC122850860 gene encoding death-associated inhibitor of apoptosis 1-like: MALSTSMVMAERIAERTWFERGKRLLYRVESNRRESFETWPLTHLLDILELASAGFYYTGVGNFVCCFECGVKINDWTLGDNPWLGHHRNKPSCRFVRRIPCGNVPVGIHTDTVAVPTYYPYRKNISSVIAPSFRYSYYSAAVSRLEHREFLSLFDYVPAPYPDPQPEIDVKTAKVRQYLTYDLRLKSYGYWPRHMSQTKEKLAEAGFFYTGTGDYVQCYHCGNGIKNWLPNEDPWKEHARYFKECYFVRVIKGQEFIDHFKIPQTDDKLLDDKEEAESILFLPCRHFVSCGNCSTDSKKCVICRADIEKVVRPIIP, translated from the exons ATGGCTTTATCAACAAGCATGGTGATGGCAGAACGCATCGCAGAACGTACTTGGTTTGAACGTGGTAAAAGATTGTTGTATCGTGTAGAATCCAATCGACGTGAAAGTTTTGAAACATGGCCATTAACTCATCTTTTAGATATTTTAGAATTGGCTTCTGCTGGATTCTATTATACAGGAGTTGGTAACTTTGTATGTTGTTTTGAATGTGGGGTTAAAATTAACGATTGGACTTTGGGTGATAATCCTTGGCTTGGACATCATCGAAACAAACCAAGTTGTAGATTTGTACGGCGAATACCATGTGGAAATGTCCCTGTGGGCATCCACACTGACACCGTGGCTGTACCTACTTACTACCCTTatcggaaaaatatttcttctgTAATTGCACCGTCATTCcgttattcatattattcagCTGCTGTATCAAGACTTGAACATCGAGAATTTTTGAGTCTTTTTGATTATGTACCAGCACCGTACCCTGATCCACAACCTGAGATTGATGTTAAAACTGCCAAGGTTCGACAATACTTGACTTATGACTTACGCCTGAAATCATATGGATATTGGCCTAGACACATGAGCCAGACAAAAGAAAAGCTAGCTGAGGCAGGATTTTTCTACACTGGTACTGGTGACTACGTTCAGTGTTATCACTGTGGTAATGGTATAAAAAATTGGCTCCCAAATGAAGATCCATGGAAAGAACATGCACGTTATTTTAAAGAATGTTATTTTGTACGTGTTATCAAAGGCCAAGaatttattgatcattttaaaatacctcAAACCGATGATAAACTATTAGACGATAAGGAAGAAGCAGAAA gtatattatttttaccatgtaGACATTTTGTTTCTTGTGGAAATTGTTCAActgattcaaaaaaatgtgTCATATGTAGAGcagatattgaaaaagttgtacGGCCAATTATtccataa